A window from Thermosipho africanus Ob7 encodes these proteins:
- the ftsH gene encoding ATP-dependent zinc metalloprotease FtsH has protein sequence MNRGIGSIIIGLLIILSLFWIFESVFFGGASSDVTMHYSDFLKRLNSDSVDIAEVVIKDDGNVLLKTISGRRYNVYAPWVKYDIDLINSMVEKGIRVTAEKGVDSSFWVNLVGNLLFFVLMLVMFGFLIRGLGGRNNQAFTFTKSRAEKVMPGKKKITFKDVAGVDEAVEELQEIVEFLKNPTKFNKIGARMPKGVLLVGPPGTGKTLLARAVAGEANVPFFHISGSDFVELFVGVGAARVRDLFNKAKESAPCIVFIDEIDAVGRHRGAGLGGGHDEREQTLNQLLVEMDGFDVREGIVVMAATNRPDILDPALLRPGRFDKKVVVDPPDVKGREEILKIHLRGKPISEDVDVKVLAKRTTGFVGADLENLVNEAALLAARDGRDKMNMSDFEEAIDRVIAGPARKSRLISEKQKKIVAYHELGHAIVGTELPNSDPVHKISIIPRGHRALGFTLHLPAEDKYLISKNELLDNITALLGGRAAEEIVFGDVTSGAANDIERATEMARKMVCELGMSENFGPLAWGKTEQEVFLGKEIARMRNYSEEIAKMIDSEIQNIVGRCYNKAKEILMKHRKKMDELAEILLEREEISGEELRELLVKGDGRFVEEDRGDKQDD, from the coding sequence TTGAATAGAGGAATTGGTTCGATAATAATTGGGTTGTTGATTATTTTAAGCCTATTTTGGATTTTTGAAAGTGTATTTTTTGGTGGAGCCTCATCAGATGTAACGATGCATTATAGCGATTTTCTTAAGAGATTAAATTCAGATTCGGTGGATATTGCAGAGGTAGTTATTAAAGATGATGGAAACGTATTGTTAAAAACGATTTCAGGAAGGCGATACAATGTCTATGCTCCTTGGGTGAAATATGATATTGATTTGATTAACTCTATGGTTGAAAAAGGGATAAGAGTTACTGCTGAAAAAGGTGTAGACAGCTCGTTCTGGGTAAATCTTGTGGGTAATTTACTATTTTTTGTTTTAATGCTTGTAATGTTTGGATTTTTGATAAGAGGACTTGGTGGTAGAAATAATCAGGCATTTACCTTTACAAAAAGCAGAGCAGAAAAAGTAATGCCAGGTAAAAAGAAAATAACTTTTAAGGATGTAGCAGGTGTTGATGAAGCTGTAGAAGAGCTTCAAGAGATAGTGGAATTTCTAAAAAATCCTACTAAATTTAACAAAATTGGTGCAAGAATGCCAAAAGGTGTGCTTTTGGTTGGGCCTCCGGGAACTGGTAAAACCTTACTTGCAAGAGCAGTTGCAGGTGAAGCCAACGTCCCATTTTTCCATATAAGTGGTTCTGATTTTGTTGAGTTATTTGTCGGTGTCGGTGCTGCAAGGGTTAGAGATTTGTTCAATAAAGCAAAGGAAAGTGCACCATGTATAGTATTTATAGATGAAATTGATGCGGTTGGAAGACATAGAGGAGCAGGTCTTGGCGGAGGTCATGACGAAAGGGAGCAAACGCTAAACCAGCTACTTGTTGAGATGGATGGATTTGATGTAAGAGAAGGTATTGTTGTAATGGCTGCAACAAACAGGCCTGATATACTTGATCCTGCACTATTAAGACCAGGTAGGTTTGATAAGAAGGTAGTAGTTGATCCACCAGATGTAAAAGGAAGGGAAGAAATTTTAAAAATTCATTTAAGAGGAAAACCAATAAGTGAAGATGTTGATGTAAAGGTTTTGGCAAAAAGAACAACAGGGTTTGTTGGTGCTGATTTAGAAAACCTTGTAAATGAGGCAGCACTTCTTGCTGCAAGGGATGGAAGAGATAAAATGAATATGTCTGATTTTGAGGAGGCTATAGATAGAGTAATAGCTGGACCAGCAAGAAAATCAAGACTTATTTCAGAAAAGCAAAAGAAAATAGTAGCATATCATGAACTTGGGCATGCTATAGTTGGAACGGAACTTCCAAATTCAGATCCAGTGCACAAGATATCAATAATTCCACGTGGACATAGAGCATTAGGTTTTACTTTACACTTACCAGCAGAAGACAAGTATTTGATCAGTAAAAATGAGCTTTTGGACAATATAACAGCTCTCTTAGGTGGAAGGGCAGCAGAAGAAATTGTCTTTGGTGATGTAACAAGTGGTGCGGCAAACGATATTGAACGTGCAACTGAGATGGCAAGAAAAATGGTTTGTGAACTTGGAATGAGTGAAAATTTTGGTCCACTTGCTTGGGGAAAAACGGAACAAGAAGTCTTTCTTGGTAAAGAAATAGCAAGAATGAGAAATTATAGTGAAGAAATTGCAAAAATGATTGATAGTGAAATACAAAATATTGTTGGAAGATGCTACAATAAGGCAAAAGAGATATTGATGAAACATAGAAAAAAGATGGATGAATTAGCTGAAATCTTATTAGAAAGAGAAGAAATAAGTGGTGAAGAATTAAGAGAGCTTCTTGTTAAGGGGGATGGAAGATTTGTGGAGGAAGATAGAGGGGATAAGCAAGACGATTGA
- a CDS encoding thioesterase family protein: MEDLWRKIEGISKTIDFTPDESYLWDEDDEMRNYHFVSSSSLARVAFKLGADMVKDFLPEDLISVVSEFTVKHYMPVVIGAKLVVGVRVKSVDGNMISFSGLITKDNKKVAEVEFTRVIVSRNYLRRKAVEETT, encoded by the coding sequence ATGGAAGATTTGTGGAGGAAGATAGAGGGGATAAGCAAGACGATTGATTTTACTCCTGATGAAAGTTATCTTTGGGATGAAGATGATGAGATGAGAAATTATCATTTTGTTTCTTCTTCTAGTCTTGCTCGTGTGGCTTTTAAGCTTGGTGCAGATATGGTTAAAGATTTTTTGCCGGAGGATTTGATATCTGTTGTGTCAGAGTTTACTGTGAAACATTATATGCCGGTAGTTATTGGAGCTAAGCTTGTTGTTGGAGTAAGAGTAAAGTCGGTAGATGGGAATATGATAAGTTTTTCTGGTTTGATTACTAAAGACAATAAAAAAGTTGCGGAAGTAGAGTTTACTCGAGTTATAGTTTCAAGAAATTATCTTAGGAGGAAAGCAGTTGAGGAGACCACGTAA
- a CDS encoding B12-binding domain-containing radical SAM protein has translation MRRPRKSDDFKEYSYVKKFSDSEIRLNSINGNRGVALIFPNNYTVAASSLSWSWVQQLFWEYNIPVERYFYEKWFKKFYSIESFTPLDENKVFLFSFHFEPDIENIVDILKKQGIPILKNQRNENHPTIIIGGAITFFNLELVKPIADVIVIGDLEDKVEQISEGINILLKDKESGLKFLDKIDNVIVNEQKNYTLSNFDISKKLPASHIITRFSEFGEKRLIEIGRGCIRRCKFCVMGNTKKPVKFVKPELIKDLLKDEKYPIGIISATITDYPWLDELLDILEYYEIKFSVSSMRADGITKRLLRLLKESGQNTYTIAPEGISQKIRDVMLKDLNEEELLTALEMGRMENFSSVKLYYIVGFDEEDNEDFNELKSFIDKVKKLGYKSITLSINPLIPKKNTPFYGRKFINERRYNEIRKWMYENLKGVKLHFESYKLSKKQNLYNNISLEELINLFSK, from the coding sequence TTGAGGAGACCACGTAAGAGTGATGATTTTAAAGAGTATTCATATGTAAAAAAATTTAGCGATTCTGAGATAAGATTAAACAGTATTAATGGCAACCGTGGGGTTGCCTTAATTTTTCCGAATAATTATACTGTTGCTGCAAGTTCACTATCTTGGAGTTGGGTTCAGCAGCTATTTTGGGAATACAATATCCCGGTGGAAAGATATTTTTATGAAAAATGGTTCAAAAAATTTTATTCAATAGAATCTTTTACTCCACTAGATGAAAATAAGGTTTTTTTATTTTCTTTTCATTTTGAACCTGATATTGAAAATATAGTGGATATATTAAAAAAACAGGGAATACCAATTTTAAAAAATCAAAGAAATGAAAATCATCCTACTATAATCATAGGTGGAGCAATAACGTTTTTTAATCTTGAACTTGTAAAGCCTATTGCGGATGTTATAGTAATTGGAGATTTAGAGGATAAAGTTGAGCAAATCTCAGAGGGTATTAATATTTTGCTAAAGGACAAGGAAAGTGGATTAAAATTTTTAGACAAAATTGATAATGTAATAGTTAATGAGCAAAAAAATTACACATTAAGTAATTTTGATATATCAAAAAAGCTTCCTGCTTCACACATTATTACTAGATTTTCAGAATTTGGAGAAAAAAGACTTATAGAAATTGGACGTGGATGCATAAGAAGATGTAAATTCTGTGTTATGGGAAATACAAAAAAGCCTGTAAAGTTTGTAAAACCAGAACTTATAAAAGACTTATTAAAAGATGAAAAATATCCAATTGGTATAATTAGTGCAACTATAACAGATTATCCATGGCTTGATGAATTACTTGATATTTTGGAATACTATGAAATAAAATTTTCGGTTTCTTCGATGAGAGCAGATGGGATTACAAAAAGACTTTTAAGGCTTTTAAAAGAAAGTGGTCAAAATACATACACGATTGCACCAGAAGGTATTTCTCAAAAAATTAGAGACGTTATGTTAAAAGATCTTAATGAAGAAGAATTGTTAACTGCTCTTGAGATGGGAAGAATGGAGAATTTTTCAAGTGTTAAGCTTTATTATATAGTTGGTTTTGATGAAGAAGATAATGAAGATTTTAATGAACTTAAATCTTTTATTGACAAGGTAAAAAAGCTTGGATATAAGTCTATTACTTTAAGTATTAATCCTTTGATTCCAAAGAAAAACACACCATTTTATGGAAGAAAATTTATAAATGAGAGAAGGTATAATGAGATAAGAAAATGGATGTATGAAAATTTAAAGGGAGTAAAACTTCACTTTGAAAGTTATAAACTTTCTAAAAAACAGAATTTATACAATAATATTAGTTTAGAAGAATTAATAAATCTTTTTAGTAAGTAA
- a CDS encoding TolC family protein, with protein sequence MKKLVSFLVLFFVSFSFALSDDIILGLKQKDSYVSNALTFEKKKIEYENLKITADSTISKLSAEVQYYSALSQFQNGESNFFKSVVSILFSLNINKLNLQIKKLSYENAKISYENSKELYEKNLISKAEWLKAEYDLENAEYNLKLAEKNLEDSLSDFRKYFDFDENFTLDVNFIDLKITTNVEELPDYKVQLLNYQILYDEYMVEKDYLSESEKRQKEIDLQISKINLEDLKESIEKSISSFNDELELIKKELEVLEANRKYQEENLNYTKVRYEKGLVENSQYNQAQISYLNALLQIENKKMNYITKLIDISKYSERSIEDILKEALVINWGD encoded by the coding sequence ATGAAAAAATTGGTATCGTTTTTAGTTCTGTTTTTTGTTTCTTTTTCATTTGCACTTTCTGATGATATAATTTTGGGATTAAAACAGAAAGATTCATATGTTTCAAACGCTTTGACTTTTGAGAAAAAGAAGATTGAGTATGAAAATTTAAAAATTACTGCAGATAGTACCATTTCAAAATTAAGTGCTGAGGTTCAATATTATTCTGCACTTTCACAATTTCAAAATGGGGAAAGCAATTTTTTTAAGTCTGTTGTTTCGATATTATTTTCTTTAAACATTAATAAGCTAAATTTACAGATAAAAAAGCTTTCGTATGAAAATGCAAAGATCAGTTATGAAAATTCAAAAGAGTTGTATGAAAAAAACTTAATTTCTAAAGCAGAATGGTTAAAGGCAGAATATGATTTGGAGAATGCCGAGTATAATTTAAAGCTTGCAGAAAAAAATCTTGAAGATAGTTTAAGTGATTTTAGAAAATATTTTGACTTTGATGAAAATTTTACTCTTGATGTCAATTTTATTGATTTAAAAATTACTACGAATGTAGAGGAATTACCTGATTATAAGGTTCAGTTATTAAATTATCAAATTTTATATGATGAATATATGGTTGAAAAAGATTATCTCTCAGAATCTGAAAAAAGGCAAAAAGAAATTGACCTGCAAATTTCAAAAATTAACCTTGAAGATTTAAAAGAAAGTATTGAAAAAAGTATTTCATCTTTTAATGATGAACTCGAACTTATTAAAAAGGAACTTGAAGTTTTAGAGGCAAATAGAAAATATCAAGAAGAAAATTTGAATTATACTAAAGTAAGATATGAAAAGGGATTAGTTGAAAATTCTCAATACAATCAAGCACAAATTTCTTATCTTAACGCTTTGCTTCAAATTGAAAATAAAAAGATGAATTATATTACTAAATTAATAGATATTTCAAAATATTCTGAAAGGAGTATCGAAGATATTTTAAAAGAAGCATTGGTTATAAATTGGGGTGATTAA
- a CDS encoding TolC family protein, with the protein MKKIILIFIFVFSSLIFSNMQEEIRNYVENSPEYLQALKNYINLSYEKGYSLSFGTNLNKVSFEYDFDSYQLSVPVTFSFSDDFSVSANFSANNDVLTFPVGIDFNVFNFDINLNGNFRFVNDEFKDSYGISISKNLFDNSDEEDLEEKISLLNAKWNLLNVKNQKVIEYLNNAYYSLYYSKMYEIYSKLYQLKKEEFKKVEEKYSKGIISQIEYLNEKKSLLMLQKNLKSYESKKSEYEKYSGFPFNMFEVNLPQKDFGKRLDLKALEIQKQLNELKKERLYQLYVPNINLGFSIDYDYKEGSSDKEFKPKVYLSFTLDLFGNKKLEKENILIDYEIASKNLQEKIDMLENQYEQFFYELENSNNDYEIALIEKKIKEINLEKVKEKFEKGLVTENEYKISEYEYLIEEYNLENVEFSIFIKKLNIYSFLGYDLLSLIEEVLE; encoded by the coding sequence TTGAAGAAAATAATATTAATATTTATTTTTGTCTTTTCAAGCCTTATTTTTTCAAATATGCAAGAGGAGATAAGAAATTACGTTGAAAATTCTCCAGAATATCTTCAAGCATTAAAAAATTACATCAATTTATCTTATGAGAAAGGATATAGCTTAAGTTTTGGTACAAATTTAAATAAGGTTTCATTTGAATACGACTTTGATAGTTATCAGTTAAGTGTGCCAGTGACTTTCAGTTTTTCCGATGATTTTAGTGTGAGTGCAAATTTTTCGGCTAATAACGATGTTCTAACATTTCCAGTTGGAATAGATTTTAATGTTTTTAATTTTGATATTAATCTAAATGGCAACTTTAGATTTGTTAATGATGAATTCAAAGATTCATATGGTATTTCAATTAGCAAAAATTTGTTTGATAATAGTGATGAAGAGGATTTAGAAGAGAAAATTTCTCTTTTAAATGCAAAATGGAATTTACTCAATGTAAAAAATCAAAAGGTTATAGAATACCTAAATAATGCGTATTATAGCCTTTACTATTCCAAAATGTATGAAATCTACTCTAAATTGTATCAATTAAAGAAAGAAGAGTTTAAAAAAGTTGAAGAAAAATACTCAAAGGGTATTATCTCTCAGATAGAGTATCTTAATGAGAAAAAATCTTTGCTTATGTTGCAAAAAAATTTAAAAAGCTATGAAAGTAAAAAAAGTGAATATGAAAAATATTCTGGCTTTCCATTTAATATGTTTGAAGTTAACTTACCACAGAAAGATTTTGGAAAAAGGTTAGATTTAAAAGCCTTAGAGATTCAAAAACAGTTAAATGAGTTGAAAAAAGAAAGATTATATCAACTTTATGTACCAAATATAAACTTGGGTTTTTCCATTGACTATGACTACAAAGAAGGTAGCAGTGATAAAGAATTTAAGCCTAAAGTCTATTTGAGCTTTACATTAGATTTATTCGGAAATAAAAAGCTTGAAAAAGAAAATATTTTAATTGACTATGAAATAGCATCAAAAAATCTCCAAGAAAAGATCGATATGTTAGAAAACCAATATGAACAATTTTTTTACGAACTTGAAAACTCTAATAATGATTATGAAATAGCATTAATTGAGAAAAAGATAAAAGAAATTAACTTGGAAAAAGTTAAAGAAAAGTTTGAAAAGGGGTTAGTAACTGAAAATGAATATAAGATATCAGAATATGAATATTTGATAGAAGAATATAATCTTGAAAATGTAGAATTTTCTATCTTTATTAAAAAGCTAAATATCTATAGCTTTTTAGGATACGATCTTTTGTCTCTTATTGAGGAGGTGCTAGAGTGA
- a CDS encoding efflux RND transporter periplasmic adaptor subunit, translating to MKKKAFILSLMILILLISSCGLNSNKDNVALVKSIEYTVKKSDLVESVSATGKIIPKNYMTIYPEVSGKVVEVYVNEGDFVKKGDPILKIDDEDYKISYLNAKLSYEMVKGNGTLEEELKRLQYEKAYDDFVNTVIKAPISGYIVNFSKKVGDLVNQNQALCVILDRSNFEFEGTIDIIDYSKVQVGQKISIEVEGNSEILQGEITYKQIANISSANVTTATIRADINKVKFPENIFIGASCEGEILTINKKDVLKVPTNAVIVKNGKRYVQVKTGEDENNNPISELREIKIGAITEDFVEVVSGLNEGDVVLIQNKSLSKNLSKAGNAAPPPLVRPGK from the coding sequence GTGAAAAAGAAAGCTTTTATTCTTTCTTTAATGATTTTGATTTTATTAATCTCTTCATGTGGTTTAAACTCTAATAAGGATAATGTAGCGCTTGTAAAAAGCATAGAATATACAGTTAAAAAATCAGACTTGGTAGAATCGGTAAGTGCAACTGGAAAAATCATACCAAAAAATTATATGACGATTTATCCGGAGGTTTCAGGAAAAGTTGTAGAAGTTTACGTAAATGAGGGTGATTTTGTTAAAAAAGGAGATCCTATTTTAAAGATTGATGATGAAGATTATAAGATTTCTTATTTAAATGCAAAACTCTCATATGAAATGGTAAAAGGAAATGGAACACTCGAGGAAGAATTAAAGAGACTTCAATATGAAAAAGCATACGATGATTTTGTAAATACAGTTATAAAGGCGCCAATATCTGGATATATTGTAAATTTTTCGAAAAAAGTTGGAGACTTGGTAAATCAAAATCAAGCTTTATGCGTAATTTTAGATAGGTCTAATTTTGAATTTGAAGGAACTATTGATATTATTGATTATTCAAAGGTACAGGTAGGTCAAAAAATAAGTATTGAAGTTGAAGGAAATTCTGAAATATTGCAGGGGGAGATTACCTATAAGCAAATTGCTAATATCTCATCTGCAAATGTGACAACAGCAACAATAAGAGCTGATATTAATAAGGTAAAATTTCCTGAAAATATTTTTATAGGAGCATCATGTGAAGGTGAAATTTTAACGATTAACAAGAAAGATGTCTTAAAAGTTCCAACAAACGCAGTGATAGTAAAAAATGGAAAAAGGTATGTTCAAGTAAAAACTGGAGAAGATGAAAATAATAATCCCATTAGTGAGCTTAGAGAAATTAAAATTGGTGCAATTACTGAAGATTTTGTAGAAGTTGTATCAGGATTAAATGAAGGGGATGTTGTACTAATTCAAAATAAATCTTTAAGTAAGAATTTAAGTAAAGCTGGGAATGCTGCACCACCTCCACTTGTAAGACCTGGTAAATAA
- a CDS encoding ABC transporter ATP-binding protein yields MEIVFEMNQVKKIYKMGDVDVKALDGISFKIKKGEFVIIMGPSGSGKSTTLHIMGCLDKPTSGNVYIDGVDVSKLNDKLLAKIRGEKIGFVFQQFNLLPRLTALENVELPMMYKGVPLKKRRKRAKELLELVGLGDRINHKPTQLSGGQMQRVAIARALANEPSYILADEPTGNLDSKSGEDILEIFKRLNKDGMTVVIVTHDPELELLGNHVIFLRDGKIQGRDIYDLRDV; encoded by the coding sequence ATGGAAATAGTCTTTGAAATGAATCAGGTTAAAAAAATCTATAAAATGGGTGATGTGGATGTCAAAGCTTTGGATGGAATATCGTTTAAAATAAAAAAAGGAGAATTCGTTATCATTATGGGGCCTTCAGGATCCGGGAAATCAACTACTTTACACATTATGGGATGTCTTGATAAACCAACTAGTGGAAATGTTTATATAGATGGTGTTGATGTAAGTAAGCTAAACGATAAATTACTTGCAAAAATTAGAGGTGAAAAGATAGGCTTTGTCTTTCAACAATTTAATTTGCTTCCAAGACTTACAGCACTTGAAAATGTAGAACTTCCGATGATGTATAAAGGAGTTCCTTTGAAAAAGAGGCGTAAAAGGGCGAAAGAATTGCTGGAGTTAGTTGGACTTGGTGATAGAATTAATCACAAACCAACACAACTATCAGGAGGACAAATGCAAAGAGTTGCTATTGCAAGGGCACTTGCAAATGAGCCAAGTTATATTTTGGCAGATGAACCAACTGGGAATTTGGATTCAAAGAGTGGAGAAGATATTTTAGAGATATTTAAGCGTTTAAATAAAGATGGTATGACCGTTGTAATTGTAACTCATGACCCTGAGTTAGAACTCTTGGGAAATCATGTAATTTTTCTAAGAGATGGAAAGATCCAAGGGAGAGATATCTATGATTTACGAGATGTTTAA
- a CDS encoding ABC transporter permease, with protein MIYEMFKEAIRSLMYNKMRSFLSMLGIVIGVMAVIIVLSLGNGATYSVKSEIESIGSNVFFVMAKRTKYGKLTLDDIEEMKRQAMYLTDITPSFSSNGNFKYAENTISTQFYATNPDFINIFGLKVESGRLINALDFEGGLKVAVIGSYVAEELFGEEDPLGKEIKLYINNRFLPLKVVGVLEETGSKLFLNVDNVVFIPFTTVEQRLLKLDTVNQFFAKAKNSEVVEQAKDELEIFLFSRLKDEDSYKILSQDEILDTINQVTGMLNLVLGAIAGISLLVGGIGIMNIMLVSVTERTREIGIKKAIGATNSNIMLQFLIESSILTVSAGIIGVIMGMVFSNFIGKFINVTPHFRVDQIILSFVISGLIGLFFGIYPAIKASKLNPVDALRYE; from the coding sequence ATGATTTACGAGATGTTTAAAGAGGCTATAAGAAGTTTGATGTACAATAAAATGAGATCTTTTCTTTCTATGCTTGGAATAGTAATTGGAGTAATGGCAGTAATAATAGTACTTTCACTTGGAAATGGTGCAACTTACTCAGTAAAAAGTGAAATTGAATCAATAGGCTCAAACGTCTTTTTTGTAATGGCAAAGAGGACAAAATACGGAAAACTTACTTTGGATGATATTGAAGAAATGAAAAGGCAAGCGATGTATCTTACCGACATTACTCCAAGCTTTTCATCGAATGGTAATTTCAAATATGCTGAAAATACTATTTCAACACAATTTTATGCTACAAATCCAGATTTTATAAATATATTTGGCCTCAAGGTAGAAAGTGGAAGACTAATTAATGCGCTTGACTTTGAAGGTGGTTTAAAGGTTGCTGTAATAGGAAGTTATGTGGCTGAAGAATTATTTGGAGAAGAAGATCCTTTAGGAAAAGAAATAAAGCTATATATTAATAATAGGTTTTTGCCGTTAAAAGTTGTTGGAGTTCTTGAAGAAACAGGATCAAAATTATTTTTAAATGTAGACAATGTAGTATTCATACCATTTACAACGGTTGAGCAAAGGTTATTGAAACTAGATACTGTAAATCAATTTTTTGCTAAGGCAAAAAATAGCGAAGTGGTAGAGCAAGCAAAAGATGAACTAGAAATATTTTTATTTTCAAGGTTAAAAGATGAGGATTCTTATAAAATTTTAAGTCAGGATGAAATACTTGATACTATAAATCAAGTTACAGGAATGCTTAATTTAGTTCTTGGAGCTATAGCAGGGATTTCACTTCTTGTCGGTGGTATAGGAATAATGAATATTATGTTGGTGTCAGTTACTGAAAGAACACGTGAGATAGGAATAAAAAAGGCAATAGGTGCAACAAATTCAAATATTATGCTTCAATTTTTAATTGAATCATCCATTTTAACAGTTAGTGCTGGAATAATTGGAGTAATTATGGGAATGGTCTTTTCAAACTTTATAGGTAAATTTATAAATGTTACTCCACACTTTAGAGTTGATCAAATTATTCTATCATTTGTTATTTCAGGCCTTATTGGATTATTTTTTGGGATTTATCCTGCAATTAAAGCTTCAAAGCTTAATCCTGTTGATGCATTAAGGTATGAATAA
- a CDS encoding OAM dimerization domain-containing protein has product MSGYNLEKKNIDKTLNLKAVKPYGDTMNDGKVQVSFTLPVPYGDEAVEAAKIIMKKMGLENPQVVFSKELTKGFTFFIGYGDCIHTVDYESIHVPKVQVDEMTMYEIDQFIKEKIGRKIVVVGATIGTDAHTVGLDAILNMKGFAGHYGLERYEMFEVYNMGSQVPVEEFVKKAIEVKADALLVSQTVTQKNIHIKHLTELVELLEAEGIRDNVILVVGGPRITHELAKELGYDAGFGPNTFAEHVGAFVAKELYRRMQAK; this is encoded by the coding sequence ATGAGCGGATACAATCTTGAAAAGAAAAATATAGATAAAACTCTTAATCTAAAAGCAGTCAAACCATATGGAGATACAATGAACGATGGGAAAGTACAAGTTAGCTTTACTTTGCCTGTCCCATATGGGGATGAGGCAGTAGAGGCTGCAAAAATAATAATGAAAAAAATGGGACTAGAAAATCCACAAGTTGTGTTTTCAAAAGAGCTTACAAAAGGTTTTACATTCTTTATAGGTTACGGAGACTGTATCCACACAGTCGATTATGAAAGCATACATGTTCCAAAAGTTCAGGTTGATGAAATGACAATGTATGAAATCGATCAATTTATAAAAGAAAAAATTGGAAGGAAAATAGTGGTTGTAGGTGCGACAATTGGCACTGATGCACACACGGTTGGTCTCGATGCAATTTTAAACATGAAAGGATTTGCAGGACACTACGGACTAGAAAGATACGAAATGTTCGAAGTTTACAATATGGGAAGTCAGGTTCCTGTTGAAGAATTTGTTAAAAAAGCTATTGAAGTAAAAGCCGATGCTTTACTTGTTTCACAAACGGTTACACAAAAAAATATCCACATAAAACATTTAACGGAATTAGTAGAGCTACTTGAAGCAGAAGGAATACGCGATAACGTTATATTAGTAGTAGGTGGTCCAAGAATTACCCACGAACTTGCAAAAGAACTTGGATATGATGCGGGCTTTGGCCCAAATACATTTGCAGAACATGTTGGAGCTTTTGTTGCAAAAGAACTTTATAGAAGAATGCAAGCAAAATGA